In Bacteroidia bacterium, a single genomic region encodes these proteins:
- a CDS encoding fructose-6-phosphate aldolase has protein sequence MGEKKTYYVIKIKGKAKIPDYIQVRDSSFTLVGYFRIGHNERSSERNASSNTILFKKIDQLTVDTPFGIVTPIEISDDD, from the coding sequence GTGGGTGAAAAAAAAACGTACTACGTCATCAAAATAAAGGGAAAAGCCAAAATTCCTGACTATATCCAAGTAAGAGATAGCTCATTCACTCTGGTTGGCTATTTTCGGATAGGGCACAACGAACGCTCAAGTGAACGTAATGCCAGTAGCAATACTATACTATTCAAAAAAATAGACCAACTAACTGTAGATACCCCGTTTGGAATTGTAACTCCAATAGAGATTTCTGATGATGACTAA
- a CDS encoding ATP-binding cassette domain-containing protein, whose product MMTNYLVEAESLFLNFGTKVILENITFKIQQGEFVYLTGRTGSGKSTLLRSLYADVPVHKGSLRIGKYQLQNLPHAQYPYLRRTLGVVFQDFQLLPDRSVAENIAFVMRAIGINKTAEIKARVTEVLMQVGLASRANNYPHQLSGGEQQRTALARALVNNPLLIIADEPTGNLDPEVTDYLMKLIREINQKGTTIIMATHEISLIQRYPARVLTCEAGKLFETQPKFI is encoded by the coding sequence ATGATGACTAACTATCTGGTAGAAGCCGAAAGTTTATTTCTCAACTTCGGCACAAAAGTAATTTTAGAGAACATTACTTTTAAGATTCAGCAGGGGGAGTTTGTGTATCTAACAGGCAGAACCGGATCTGGAAAGAGTACGCTATTACGCTCTTTGTATGCAGATGTTCCGGTTCATAAAGGTTCTCTCCGAATAGGGAAATATCAGTTGCAAAATCTGCCTCATGCTCAGTATCCGTATTTACGTAGGACGCTGGGCGTTGTTTTTCAGGATTTTCAGCTTTTGCCGGATAGGTCTGTTGCCGAAAATATTGCTTTTGTGATGCGTGCTATCGGGATAAATAAAACAGCCGAGATAAAAGCCCGAGTTACCGAAGTCTTGATGCAAGTTGGCTTAGCGTCCCGCGCTAACAATTACCCCCACCAGCTATCCGGCGGGGAGCAGCAACGTACTGCCCTTGCACGCGCATTGGTAAATAACCCTCTCCTAATCATCGCAGATGAACCTACCGGAAACTTAGACCCTGAAGTTACTGATTATCTAATGAAACTTATTCGGGAAATAAACCAAAAAGGTACTACCATCATCATGGCTACCCATGAAATAAGCCTTATCCAGCGTTATCCGGCAAGGGTGCTGACCTGCGAAGCCGGAAAACTATTTGAAACCCAACCTAAATTTATCTAA
- a CDS encoding gamma carbonic anhydrase family protein: MPIIRPFLGLSPKIHLSAFIAENATIIGDVELAAWSSVWYNAVLRGDVGKIAVGARSNIQDGVVIHSTAGYSTVQIGEDVTIGHSAILHGCVIGNCVLIGMGAIVLDNAIIPDNCMVAAGSVVSERSQLESGFLYAGIPAKKIKPLTEQRIQSILLSAFHYVENAKNYR; this comes from the coding sequence ATGCCCATTATCAGACCTTTTTTGGGGCTATCACCCAAGATACATTTATCAGCCTTTATTGCAGAAAATGCTACAATTATCGGAGATGTAGAGTTAGCAGCGTGGAGCAGCGTTTGGTATAACGCTGTTTTGAGAGGAGATGTTGGCAAAATTGCCGTTGGTGCACGCTCCAATATTCAAGACGGTGTTGTGATTCACAGCACAGCCGGTTATTCTACTGTTCAGATTGGCGAAGATGTTACCATAGGGCATTCCGCAATTTTGCACGGCTGCGTTATTGGAAACTGTGTGCTGATTGGTATGGGAGCTATTGTTTTGGATAACGCAATTATACCCGATAACTGCATGGTTGCTGCCGGCTCCGTTGTTTCAGAGCGTTCTCAGTTAGAATCCGGATTCTTGTATGCCGGAATCCCTGCCAAAAAAATTAAACCTCTCACAGAGCAGCGTATTCAAAGTATTTTATTATCGGCATTTCACTATGTAGAAAATGCCAAAAATTACCGCTAA
- a CDS encoding DUF6265 family protein, protein MKLRLKVFCMLFIGIFSCSDVPSKRLQDFQWLIGRWENTVSGNTSVEIWHLKNDSTLQGLGFQLANDDTVFREDLEIRQREDKVFFRTQISLQEITDFELVSDTPDTLIFANVSNDFPTEVRYIRISKDSMVSKIFGTVDEEEREITFPMAKRN, encoded by the coding sequence ATGAAACTTCGGCTAAAAGTATTCTGTATGCTATTTATAGGTATTTTTTCATGCTCAGATGTTCCGTCTAAGCGGCTGCAAGATTTTCAATGGCTGATAGGTCGGTGGGAAAATACCGTCAGCGGAAATACCTCTGTTGAAATTTGGCACCTGAAAAATGACAGTACCCTACAAGGATTAGGCTTTCAATTAGCTAATGATGATACCGTTTTTCGAGAAGATTTAGAAATTCGCCAAAGAGAAGATAAAGTATTCTTTCGCACACAAATTTCCCTTCAAGAGATTACGGACTTTGAACTTGTATCAGATACGCCGGATACCCTCATTTTTGCAAATGTAAGCAATGACTTTCCTACGGAAGTCCGCTATATTCGAATCTCAAAAGACTCTATGGTCTCCAAAATTTTCGGAACCGTAGATGAAGAAGAACGGGAAATTACATTCCCAATGGCTAAAAGAAATTAA
- a CDS encoding anthranilate synthase component I family protein, with the protein MSLNFFYENAASPNLILSWLTQFPYHTFLQSFNNQNDKYSQFEWIAAWATESCLKIETLAALDICLKNNPEKYWFGGFSYSLIESIEPSVKLKKKASIPFPEVFLFAAEGVVLKPKGGQPITHIFSDKKPEWSSLFNENQHSSLILANPVLEYSDYQQLVKQVLDEIYAGNTYELNLTCEFLATGNFAAKQFYRLLSNVSQAPFTYWFAWNHKLLIGSSPERFLAKRDQLLIAQPIKGTIAQKNTLQENINAIRQFQSNDRFQAENVMIVDLMRNDFYRICLPHSVEVPQLFAVQTLNNLFHLYSTITGICRPETTLGEIIRAVFPTGSMTGAPKIKTIQLIDNYEVTGRSAYSGSLGYILPGGDFDFAVVIRTLIYEALQQQISFHVGGAIIAESDPIEEWNELLLKANNIQQCLKNLTNR; encoded by the coding sequence ATGTCATTAAACTTTTTTTACGAAAATGCTGCTTCGCCAAATTTAATATTAAGCTGGCTTACGCAATTTCCTTACCATACATTTTTGCAATCGTTTAATAATCAAAATGATAAATACAGCCAATTTGAATGGATTGCTGCTTGGGCTACCGAATCTTGCCTAAAAATAGAAACCTTAGCGGCCTTAGATATTTGTCTAAAAAATAACCCTGAAAAATATTGGTTTGGCGGATTTTCATATTCTTTGATTGAATCTATCGAACCTAGCGTTAAGTTGAAAAAAAAGGCTTCCATTCCCTTTCCGGAAGTATTTTTATTTGCTGCGGAAGGGGTCGTACTCAAGCCCAAGGGTGGCCAGCCGATAACGCATATTTTTTCGGATAAAAAACCAGAATGGTCATCACTGTTTAATGAAAACCAACATTCAAGTTTAATTTTAGCAAATCCTGTTTTAGAATACTCTGATTATCAGCAGTTAGTAAAACAAGTTTTGGATGAAATTTATGCCGGAAATACCTATGAATTAAACTTGACTTGTGAGTTTTTGGCTACCGGAAATTTTGCTGCGAAGCAATTTTACCGGTTATTATCAAATGTTTCGCAAGCGCCATTTACCTATTGGTTTGCGTGGAATCATAAGTTATTGATAGGCAGCTCTCCGGAGCGTTTTTTGGCCAAAAGAGACCAACTCTTGATAGCGCAGCCAATAAAAGGCACTATCGCCCAAAAAAATACTTTGCAGGAAAATATAAACGCAATCCGGCAATTTCAGTCCAATGATAGATTTCAGGCTGAAAATGTGATGATTGTAGATTTGATGCGTAACGACTTTTATAGAATCTGTTTACCGCATAGTGTTGAAGTGCCGCAGCTCTTTGCCGTACAAACATTAAATAACTTATTTCATTTGTATTCAACGATTACGGGTATTTGTAGGCCGGAAACGACTTTGGGAGAAATTATTCGGGCGGTATTTCCAACCGGTTCTATGACAGGCGCTCCCAAAATAAAAACAATACAGCTAATTGATAACTATGAAGTTACTGGAAGAAGTGCTTATTCTGGATCACTTGGTTACATTTTACCCGGAGGGGATTTTGACTTTGCCGTTGTCATTCGAACATTGATTTATGAAGCCCTACAACAGCAAATCAGTTTTCATGTGGGGGGAGCTATCATTGCGGAATCCGACCCAATAGAAGAATGGAACGAACTATTGCTGAAAGCAAACAATATTCAGCAATGTCTAAAGAATCTAACTAACAGATAA
- a CDS encoding RidA family protein, translating to MKEVIFTAEAGSPIGPYSQAIKVGNLVFVSGQIPVNPQNGELVTGSIEEATHRVMQNIKSILEAGGSCLENVVKASIFLTNLDDFTRVNAVYGSYFSAKYPARETVQVSRLPKEVPVEISVIAYV from the coding sequence ATGAAAGAAGTTATATTTACAGCAGAAGCCGGCTCTCCTATCGGGCCTTATAGTCAAGCGATTAAGGTTGGAAACTTAGTCTTTGTTTCTGGCCAAATTCCGGTTAATCCACAAAACGGAGAGTTAGTAACAGGCTCTATCGAAGAGGCTACCCACAGGGTTATGCAAAATATAAAAAGTATTTTAGAAGCCGGCGGATCATGCCTCGAAAACGTAGTTAAAGCATCTATATTTTTGACCAACTTAGATGATTTTACCCGCGTAAACGCTGTCTATGGAAGCTATTTTTCAGCAAAATATCCCGCTCGTGAAACCGTCCAAGTTAGCCGTTTACCCAAAGAAGTTCCGGTAGAAATCTCCGTGATAGCTTATGTATAA